One Proteinivorax tanatarense DNA segment encodes these proteins:
- a CDS encoding YeeE/YedE thiosulfate transporter family protein, which translates to MTSSKIEQIKNKKQIEVYKRKSQTPYALILAIIITGISVYFFSANSSKLGVLLILGTAMGFIIQRSRLCFAGSIRNSIMLGNVKLLKSVVIALIVASFGFFILQYIAVGDSINIIVEQVPGQIKPVGIHTVIGAVIFGIGMVMAGACVSGSLIRSGEGFILQLMVILGIVVGTVLSGVVLFEFFDQTLNILSSPTIYLPKLIGFWPTLILQLAVLFLIYFFMNWYEKK; encoded by the coding sequence ATGACTTCAAGTAAAATTGAGCAAATAAAAAATAAAAAACAAATAGAAGTCTATAAAAGGAAAAGCCAAACACCATATGCATTAATTTTAGCAATTATTATAACAGGGATATCGGTTTATTTTTTTAGTGCTAATTCCAGTAAGCTAGGGGTTTTACTTATTTTGGGTACTGCTATGGGTTTTATTATTCAGAGATCAAGGCTTTGTTTTGCAGGAAGTATTAGAAATTCTATAATGCTAGGTAATGTAAAATTATTGAAATCGGTGGTAATAGCTCTTATTGTAGCGTCATTTGGTTTTTTTATTTTGCAATATATTGCTGTAGGCGATAGTATCAATATAATTGTAGAACAGGTCCCCGGTCAAATAAAACCAGTAGGTATTCATACAGTAATTGGAGCTGTTATTTTTGGTATAGGAATGGTGATGGCGGGGGCTTGTGTGTCCGGTAGTCTAATTCGGTCAGGAGAGGGATTTATACTTCAGCTTATGGTAATACTGGGTATCGTAGTGGGAACGGTTTTGTCAGGGGTAGTGCTGTTTGAATTTTTTGATCAAACTCTAAATATTCTAAGTTCACCAACAATATATTTGCCGAAGTTAATTGGCTTTTGGCCCACACTAATTTTACAGTTAGCAGTGTTATTTTTAATATATTTTTTTATGAATTGGTATGAGAAAAAATAA
- a CDS encoding LysR family transcriptional regulator, translating to MNIQHLKSFYTTVKLNSISKAAKELHLTQPGLSMQIQSLEKQLDSSLLIRSNKGVKLTEAGAIVFDYADSILSMHSNIERDLKNVQTQTKELLLSSCKAVGEYALPCSIYIYKQKYSDVNIDFNINNSVGVIKNLLDRTVNIGIIHGNTPPKNINTEKIASDRLVLVTSLPFLQKSINIEEFKKLPLIFREEGSGTRETINNHLKLKGVTLNDLNIIYHFNSMEAIKTSVISGKGISFIPELTIKRELKEGTLKEITVEGLEVYNEFYVAYRADNPLSTYEKQFVDFIKSSKRGFC from the coding sequence TTGAACATTCAACATCTAAAATCTTTTTACACAACAGTAAAGCTAAATAGTATTTCAAAAGCTGCCAAGGAACTTCATTTAACACAGCCTGGACTTAGTATGCAAATACAATCACTAGAAAAGCAGCTAGATTCTTCCCTTTTAATTCGTAGTAATAAAGGAGTGAAATTAACAGAAGCTGGGGCCATTGTTTTCGATTATGCCGATAGCATTTTATCTATGCACAGCAATATTGAACGAGATCTTAAAAACGTGCAAACTCAAACAAAAGAACTCTTGTTGAGTTCATGTAAGGCAGTAGGTGAATATGCATTGCCTTGTAGTATTTATATATACAAACAAAAATATAGTGATGTTAATATAGACTTTAATATAAATAATTCTGTCGGAGTTATTAAAAACCTGTTAGATAGAACAGTTAATATAGGGATTATACACGGCAATACTCCTCCTAAAAATATAAACACTGAAAAAATAGCTAGTGATCGTCTTGTATTAGTTACGTCATTACCTTTTCTACAGAAATCTATTAATATTGAAGAATTTAAAAAGCTACCTCTAATCTTTAGGGAGGAAGGTTCAGGAACTAGAGAAACAATAAATAATCATTTAAAACTTAAGGGTGTAACATTAAATGATTTAAATATCATTTATCATTTTAATTCAATGGAAGCAATAAAAACTTCAGTAATATCTGGAAAAGGAATTTCATTTATTCCTGAACTTACAATTAAAAGAGAGTTAAAAGAGGGTACTCTAAAAGAAATTACCGTAGAAGGTCTAGAGGTATACAATGAATTCTATGTAGCATATAGAGCGGATAATCCTTTGTCCACCTATGAAAAACAATTTGTAGACTTTATTAAATCTTCTAAAAGAGGATTTTGTTAA
- a CDS encoding sulfurtransferase TusA family protein, protein MAEFKLDCMHEVCPIPLLKAAKKLKVMEFGDVLIMKTDHNCSIANVIEWVDKQGHAMDYVEVDQGEWEIYIEKLK, encoded by the coding sequence ATGGCTGAGTTCAAGCTGGATTGTATGCACGAAGTTTGTCCAATCCCGTTATTAAAAGCTGCGAAGAAGCTTAAGGTTATGGAGTTTGGTGATGTATTAATAATGAAAACAGACCATAATTGTTCGATAGCAAATGTAATTGAGTGGGTGGACAAGCAAGGACATGCTATGGACTATGTTGAAGTGGATCAAGGAGAGTGGGAAATTTATATTGAAAAATTGAAGTAA
- a CDS encoding YeeE/YedE thiosulfate transporter family protein, producing the protein MKINKSWPYWLGMVLLAVINIALLAFIGSPWQITSVFLYWGIFVLNSLGFESLGESYTIYYGNGLSFEDAEIIYYLTILNIGIIAGSLLSALLSSEFKVKKIKNKKQLVLGIFGGVLMGFGARIALGCTIGGYFSAIPSFSLHGWVFAIFMFLGVLIGCKILYKDLI; encoded by the coding sequence ATGAAGATTAATAAATCGTGGCCTTACTGGTTGGGTATGGTTTTGTTGGCTGTCATAAACATTGCATTGTTAGCATTTATAGGCTCGCCATGGCAAATAACTAGTGTTTTTTTATACTGGGGAATTTTTGTACTGAATTCTTTAGGTTTTGAATCCCTAGGGGAAAGTTATACCATATATTATGGAAATGGATTAAGTTTTGAAGACGCTGAAATAATTTATTATTTAACGATACTAAATATTGGTATAATTGCAGGATCGCTATTATCAGCGTTATTATCTTCGGAGTTTAAAGTGAAGAAAATTAAAAACAAGAAACAATTAGTGCTAGGGATCTTTGGAGGAGTGCTAATGGGGTTTGGAGCAAGAATAGCTTTAGGATGTACCATAGGAGGTTATTTTAGTGCCATCCCTTCTTTCTCGTTACATGGATGGGTATTTGCAATTTTTATGTTTTTAGGTGTTTTAATTGGTTGCAAAATATTATACAAAGATTTGATATAA